The proteins below come from a single Papaver somniferum cultivar HN1 chromosome 11, ASM357369v1, whole genome shotgun sequence genomic window:
- the LOC113322662 gene encoding DExH-box ATP-dependent RNA helicase DExH3-like: protein MYSGLGFILRLRNSVSIISSNSSRLSSRKNVLIYLPRLPSSIVRDVRIENSISFINSVRSFCGYAVEQFSDDEYECDFENHKASSTIANIDDWKWKLSMLLRSEEDKEIISRDKRDRRDYEQISNLAKRMGLYCELYEKVVVASKVPLPNYRPDLDERRPQREVVIPLSLQRRVEGLLQEHLDRVQLNFGKIGDNSIDSVVSPTENVNPDDPDSFLDGSVMEKVLQRRSSKMRDFQRGWQESPEGKQMLEFRKSLPAHKEKNRLLTAIARNQVIVISGETGCGKTTQLPQYILESEIESGRGAFCSVVCTQPRRISAMSVAERVSTERGEPLGESVGYKVRLEGVKGKNTHLLFCTSGILLRRLLSDRNLDGITHVFVDEIHERGMNEDFLLIVLKDLLPRRPDLRLILMSATLNAELFSNYFGGAPTIHIPGFTHPVRAHFLEDVLELTGYKLTSFNQIDDYGQDKLWKTQKQLLPRKRKNQITTLVEEALSRSSFESYSSRARDSLSCWTPDCIGFNLIEAVLCHICRKERPGAVLVFMTGWEDISCLRDQIKAHPLLGDPNRVLLLTCHGSMATSEQKLIFEKAPPNVRKIVLATNMAEASITINDIVFVVDCGKAKETTYDALNNTPCLLPSWISQASARQRRGRAGRVQSGECYHLYPRCVYEAFAEYQLPELLRTPLNSLCLQIKSLQLGTIGEFLSAALQPPAPLAVQNAVDFLKMIGALDEKENLSNLGQFLSMLPVDPKLGKMLVMGAIFCCFDPVLTVVAGLSVRDPFLLPQDKKDLAGTAKSRFSAKDYSDHMALVRAYEGWKDAEREGSAYEYCWRNFLSAQTLQAIHSLRKQFNFILKDAGLLETESSKNNSLSHNQSLVRAVICSGLFPGIASVVHRESSMSFKTMEDGQVLLYANSVNARYQTIPYPWLVFGEKVKVNTVFIRDSTGVSDSILILFGGSLTHGVSAGHLKMLEGYIDFFMDPSLAECFWALRKELDKLLQRKLKDPTLDIHKEGKYLMLSVQELVSADQCEGRFVFGRESKKVRETINEDRNKVSPHRKDGPNPKSLLQTLLMRAGHSPPKYKVKHLKTNEFRALVEFKAMQFVGKPKKNKQLAERDAAIEALAWLTHTSDNNRNGGDDSPPDITDNMSKLLGKCKKSKKS, encoded by the exons atgtaTTCAGGATTAGGGTTTATCCTGAGACTCAGGAACTCAGTTTCCATCATATCAAGTAATAGTAGTAGACTATCAAGTAGGAAAAATGTTTTAATTTACTTACCTAGATTACCATCATCAATTGTTAGAGATGTCAGAATCGAGAATAGCATTTCGTTTATAAACTCCGTTCGGAGTTTTTGTGGATATGCAGTTGAACAGTTCTCAGATGATGAGTATGAATGTGATTTTGAAAATCATAAG GCGTCATCCACAATAGCAAACATAGATGATTGGAAATGGAAACTTAGCATGCTTCTACGCAGTGAAGAAGACAAAGAAATAATTTCTAGAGATAAACGAGATAGACGTGATTATGAGCAGATTTCTAACCTTGCCAAAAGGATGGGACTTTACTG TGAACTTTATGAAAAAGTGGTGGTTGCAAGTAAGGTCCCTTTGCCCAACTACAGGCCGGACCTTGATGAAAGGAGACCCCAAAGAGAG GTGGTTATCCCACTGAGTTTACAAAGGAGGGTTGAAGGATTACTTCAGGAACACCTTGACAGAGTGCAATTAAATTTTGGAAAGATTGGGGATAATTCAATTGATTCTGTGGTTAGTCCAACTGAAAATGTGAACCCAGATGATCCAGACTCATTTCTTGATGGGTCCGTAATGGAAAAGGTTCTTCAAAGGAGGAGTTCAAAAATGCGTGATTTTCAGAGAGGTTGGCAG GAGTCGCCTGAGGGTAAGCAGATGTTGGAGTTTAGAAAATCTCTTCCTGCACATAAGGAAAAGAACAGACTGCTCACAGCAATTGCGCGGAATCAG GTAATAGTGATTTCTGGAGAGACTGGATGTGGCAAAACCACTCAACTTCCTCAATACATATTAGAGTCCGAGATTGAATCTGGTCGAGGAGCATTCTGTAGCGTCGTATGCACTCAACCTCGAAGAATATCTGCTATGTCTGTTGCAGAAAGAGTTTCTACAGAAAGAGGCGAACCTCTTGGTGAATCA GTTGGTTACAAAGTTCGGTTAGAGGGAGTGAAAGGAAAAAATACCCATCTACTTTTTTGTACCAGCGGTATTCTGCTCAGAAGGTTACTGTCTGATCGCAATCTCGATGGTATAACACATGTTTTCGTTGATGAGATTCATGAGCGTGGCATGAATGAAG ATTTCCTCTTAATTGTGTTGAAAGACCTTCTTCCACGTCGTCcggacttgagattgattttaatGAGTGCCACCCTCAATGCGGAGTTGTTTTCCAATTATTTTGGAGGTGCGCCAACTATTCACATTCCA GGATTTACGCATCCTGTAAGAGCGCATTTTCTGGAAGATGTCTTGGAACTTACTGGGTATAAATTAACTTCATTCAACCAAATTGATGATTATGGCCAAGATAAGTTGTGGAAGACTCAAAAGCAACTATTGCCAAGGAAAAGAAAGAACCAGATTACTACTTTGGTTGAG GAAGCTCTTAGTAGGTCGAGCTTTGAGAGCTACAGTTCAAGGGCCCGAGATTCTCTGTCATGTTGGACACCTGATTGTATAGGCTTTAACCTTATTGAGGCGGTATTATGTCACATTTGCCGGAAAGAACGTCCAGGAGCGGTATTAGTGTTCATGACTGGCTGGGAGGACATTAGTTGCTTGCGGGATCAAATTAAGGCACATCCCTTGTTAGGAGATCCCAACAGGGTTTTGCTGCTTACATGCCATGGTTCGATGGCCACATCGGAACAG aaacttatatTTGAGAAAGCACCTCCAAATGTCCGCAAAATAGTTCTTGCTACAAACATGGCAGAGGCCAGCATTACCATCAATGACATAGTTTTCGTTGTTGATTGTGGAAAAGCTAAGGAGACAACATATGATGCTTTGAACAACACACCTTGTTTGTTACCATCATGGATATCACAAGCTTCTGCTCGTCAA AGAAGAGGTAGAGCTGGGCGTGTGCAGTCAGGAGAGTGCTATCACCTGTATCCGAGATGCGTATATGAGGCCTTCGCTGAATACCAGCTTCCTGAACTTTTAAGAACTCCATTGAACTCTTTATGCTTGCAAATAAAAAGTTTGCAGCTTGGAACTATTGGAGAGTTTTTGTCAGCCGCTTTACAACCACCAGCACCACTGGCT GTTCAAAATGCAGTTGATTTCCTGAAGATGATTGGAGCCTTAGATGAGAAAGAGAACTTGTCAAATCTTG GACAGTTTCTTTCAATGCTTCCAGTTGATCCCAAGCTTGGCAAAATGCTTGTTATGGGTgctatcttttgttgtttcgatCCCGTTCTCACCGTAGTGGCGGGGTTAAGTGTTAGGGACCCTTTTTTGCTCCCACAAGACAAAAAGGAT ctagcagGGACCGCAAAGTCAAGGTTCTCTGCGAAGGACTATAGTGATCATATGGCTCTTGTCCGTGCTTATGAAGGATGGAAAGATGCAGAAAGAGAAGGATCAGCTTATGAGTATTGCTGGAGGAATTTTCTCTCTGCCCAGACTCTTCAGGCTATCCATTCCCTACGGAAACAGTttaactttatcttaaaagatgcTGGTTTATTAGAGACAGAATCCAGCAAGAATAATAGTTTAAGCCATAACCAATCTCTTGTCCGCGCTGTCATCTGTTCTGGCCTCTTTCCTGGTATAGCATCTGTTGTG CATAGAGAGAGCTCCATGTCTTTTAAGACAATGGAGGATGGTCAGGTTCTATTATATGCT AATTCTGTGAACGCACGCTATCAGACAATCCCTTACCCATGGTTGGTCTTTGGTGAGAAAGTTAAGGTCAACACAGTCTTCATACGGGATTCAACTGGTGTATCTGATTCAATACTGATTCTCTTTGGTGGTTCTCTTACCCATGGTGTCTCG GCTGGGCACTTGAAAATGTTAGAAGGCTATATTGATTTCTTTATGGATCCTAGTCTGGCAGAATGCTTCTGGGCCCTAAGGAAAGAACTTGACAAGCTTCTTCAAAGGAAG CTCAAAGATCCAACTCTAGACATCCACAAGGAAGGCAAATATCTTATGCTTTCGGTGCAGGAGCTGGTCTCAGCTGATCAATGTGAAGGCAGGTTTGTGTTTGGCCGCGAAAGCAAGAAGGTAAGAGAAACTATTAATGAGGACAGGAACAAAGTTAGTCCACACAGGAAAGATGGGCCGAATCCAAAGAGCTTGCTTCAGACTTTATTGATGAGGGCAGGTCATAGTCCTCCAAAGTACAAGGTAAAGCATTTAAAGACCAATGAATTTAGGGCATTGGTGGAATTCAAAGCAATGCAGTTTGTTGGGAAGCCGAAAAAGAACAAGCAACTTGCAGAGAGAGATGCTGCTATAGAGGCATTGGCTTGGTTAACACACACTTCTGACAATAACCGAAACGGAGGTGACGATTCTCCACCTGACATCACCGATAACATGTCGAAACTTCTCGGGAAATGTAAAAAGTCCAAGAAAAGTTAG